DNA sequence from the Xenopus tropicalis strain Nigerian chromosome 4, UCB_Xtro_10.0, whole genome shotgun sequence genome:
AATCTAAGGGGGCCCAACGCACAACTATTTCTACCTGAAACTCTCCAACTGCCCACTCCCCTCCCTCCGCCTGCTTCCTCTGCTCTCTGGCTGCAGGTAGAAGTGCAGCTGGGGAGGGGACATTTCTATTGCCTTACACAGCTACTGTATAGAGGATACAGATCTGGAGGTCTGGGTCCCCCTCTATTGTTACGCCAGTTACGATTGAGTTGTAATGGGGTGCAGTCTAGGTGTAACAGGGCACCTGGATGTGATGTGGACTGGCATTTAACATATTTATGAAACAGGTTGTCTTTCTGGAATTTTGGGGGACTTTCTAATTATGACACTGTCTATTGTACACAATGTACTTTCACCTTGAGCTCATTAACTTTATACCTCCCAGTTGTTGCAGATTTCAGAAGACAGTTCCTGATTTGGGGGGGACTGGGAAGCATTATTCATGGAAAGCATGAAGCTGAGCAAAGGCAACTTCTTTTTTAGTATTTCTGTATTCGTAACAGTATGAATAGTACCTCTATGTTCACATACACTGCAGACAATTAGACTTCACTTGCGCAATGTTTCTGCATTCATATGTAAGATGAGAATTGCAACACAGTACTAAAGAGAACCCATGCAACTGGTATTAAACCAGTTTTGTGCAAAGCTAATTGTGTTATATTTCTTCTGACATATGATGTATTGCCTCACATACCTAAGAAGAACCAATATAGCATGTGGTAGTTATACTAATTGTGCTgtgctgaaattggccagatctcgtctgggcaggtttgatttttcgtaggatcggggaccgaataggctcgttgatgcggtccccgacctGACGGACGCCCATACCCACTAATTCAATCGATATCCCAgtgggagaagattcgctcacttgagGACCgagccaaacaagcggatcttagcctgtatggccacctttaggaaagTGAGAAAAGTTATTTGAGGTTTCTAATGGTTTCCTAACCAGAAGGGCATCaaaccagccctctttctttctcctgacaacttcctcaacAAAATCATAGTTGAAAACTGACCTGCAAGTGTAGTTGTTTATACAAAATGATATAAACAGTACCTATACCCATTAATatctctgaatttaaaaaaataataatgtacattgcaaaaatgcttagaatagcactctcatcaattctgcattcacttattttaaattCTTACTTATCCTATAAATGAGTTTTTGTATGTTCCAAACACAACTCTGTAATTATACTGTATTCTGAACACGTGTCAAGCGTAAGAAAAGACAGCCGTAGCACTGCTTACTGACTGTTTCCTGCTAGAATTTAtagttttcttaaaaataaacattttttccaaGTTCTATTTATAACTGGTACTTGACCCATATAGACAGGAGCCAACAAATGGACAGGTTGGTGTGCTAGAGGGAACAGAATAGGATAGTGTGAGTGTGTTACAAATGGGGAATATCCCTGCCACCAGCCTCAACCCAGTCACTTCTAGTCCAAGCAGCCAGGTCAGTTCTATCACACAGGTAACTATAATTACCAGTGTGGAACTAAAAGAAGAGACAGTTCTTAGGCTGATGTCAAACAAAGTGCATTCTCCAGTGGCAGAAAAATAGTTCTTGCGTGGCACAGATTTCGCCCATAAAAAGCACAAGTGCATTTTTGGAAAGAAATGGATTGCCGTTCCCCTTCATTGGTAGAGAAAACGCCAGCTGTGACATACTGTAGGCCTTGGGCAAAGGATGCAAAGTTGACATTCAGGCAAAAGCCATCTGTGCTCCCATTGACTGGAGTAGCATAACTCCAATACTTAGGTTGGAGGGCATGAGGGAGCGTTGCCCAATACTTCGCTCTGCACTCAAAtttggctcttgaagttaccaatACCGGCTTTTTGCTGCCTCTCGTAACTTTAGGGGCAACTCCCCTCATAACAGCAGCAGCACCCCCTAGTCAGTATGAGCCATGTAAGGCTGCTACCAAACAATCCCTGATGTTTAAGTTTAAACATATAGGAAGGCTGgactttttttccagaaaatgtggaAACCCTTCACAGAAGGCAGGATATATCTGGCCATTGAATGACTGCTGATTAAATCAGACCCAAAGCACATCCCTTATCATATATGGCCCTTGTGTACACAGAGCAGCTTGTCTGATAAAGCACTGCCCTAGCCAGCAGCAGCCCACTCCTTCCTGGCCTTCTCCCCCCCAGCCACCATCCCTCACATCTGCCTGTGCAAGACTGGAAGCTCTCGAATAATGTCCCCTCCCACAATTTGGCAGGGGCTGGCTCATACGCAAAGCACTCAATGAGTGAACTGTGAGTGACAAGCAAGCCAGCCAACTGAACAGCAGCTCCGGCAGAGACAAAATAAAAGAAGCTTTCTGGCTGTGCGGGACGAATCCTTCACTACAGCTGTAAGGTAAGCTGATGTCACAACGCCTCTGCCTAGTCACACTGTCATTTTTCCAAGAAGCCACAGCTATGACATATGTTTGTCACCGATAACACTCTGCCATCATTAAATATGGCTGCCGAATATACCCTTAGCACCAACCCCTTTTGTTTAAGGAAAATTATTATGTCACAGTCGCCCATACCCTTGCTTCCTTTATTTTGAGTGCTGTGCGGCAAAGCCAATGAAATGCATGGGAGTGGAACTGCTTCTAACCAATCCAATGTGTGAGCAATTGACAGGAGGCGGGGCACAGCATCCTATTCAGGGAGCAGCCCTGCTCCCATACAGGATTGTTAGGCTTGTTACTCCTGTATTTTGCCCTGGCGGGGAGAAGACCCTGGTGCCCCAGTTGGGGGCAAATACTACAGTTCCGGGTTGACCGCCAAGCTGTTCTCAGTTTGCATTCTATCAAGTTAATTCATTGTCCTGGGGTATTTATTTGCCAAAGGAAAACAGGTAAGGTGCTGCAGGGATACAGATAGGCACAGAGATACAGGGAGCCAGTGTGGGGTTGTAATACATTCGGGTGTCCAACAGATTCAACAGATATCAGAGGTAGAGATGTGCTTCTCAGCCCTGCTGATTGTTACTGACTAGTAGTGACTGCTGCAGTTAAACAGTAACACTCATAGGGGGTCATTCACAGTGCACCGGggcagttacccacagcaaccagaacTTTGCCTTGTTTTTCTAACAAGTGGTTGACTGGGCAAAACTAACTGCTAATTAGTTGTGTAGGGAAActgcacctatgttagtaaataagccacaTATTAATTATGGGACCTGAGTTATGAAACCTTTTTTTGCTGATGGAGAGATTTCTAATTGTGTATGTATCTCTGGAGTATAAAACGCACCGTGGCACAGGTATAAAGGTGTTTATGAAAAATCTTTGCGGAGGCCTttagcaggcctggactggcaatttgtcAATTCTGGTAATATATCTTAGACATTAATAGTTTATTGGGCTGGTAAGGGagctttgggcctctgtgtacttgaaatgccagggcctattctgaatctcaGTGAGGGCCtggctctttttattttttattctaggGCTCAGCGGCTTCTAATTACACCACTAGCCccattgtttatataaagtagGCAGTTCAATCTatgcagccattgaagctggaaaaaagatgaaaaggaacaggttacatagtagataagccccatataatggaggtttatctgttatctgctaagtaacctgtgccttttctcctttgaatggctgcccccatggctacacagcagcttacttatataaactacagtagtctttctgaggcaaacacaccagctgtagcaatgcagggcaacagtacattatattgttattacttttatacactttcattttttggtgttactgttcctttaagctgtcaTTAACTACAACTTGTAGCTCCAGACAGCCTTTGtctgtcagtggagggtgggtgTGCTTTaacaaatacagtggtgtgaagcTGTGTTGCATGTAGGCAGTAGATTAAGGGGATGAAGAAGAACTGTATTTTCCTATATAGACATTTGTTTTCATTCAGTTTTACTACTCCAAAGCCCCACCAACTGTAGGTTGAGCGACTGGTAGGGTTGAGAACATAATCTTGTAGGTAAATTGTCACAGCCCACCATGGCTGATGAAAAAGTTGTCTTTTAAAGGAAGTTAATAGGAAGCTACACATGCACAGTACCAAAAAACAAtaccactgtataatatatatatgtaatattctTGTTGCAGTGTGCCCACGAGATGTGTAAACTGGATCTTGGACTGCTGGTTACAGCACAAACATGAATAACCGCAGTGTGCCATCACCTCTGTACGTTGGGGTCACTACAGAGCCCAGCACGGTCACCACACCCTTTAACAGCACCAAAGGAGTTGAGACTGGATCTCCTAATATGGGCACCTGGTTACTGTCTCTTGGCATTGTCACTGTGATCGGACTGGCTGTGGCAATGGTGGGTTAACGTGCAATAGGCCATTGCTAGTTGCTGACAGAGCAGACAATACTGGTTGCAGTTGCGCAAATAAAATGCATGCTATAGATCAGAATGTAAATATGCACACTGCATGCACAATCCAGAGCATACaggtccctggcatttcaagtacacagaagcccaaacagccccccaccagcccactaaatagtagcccctctggcgtttgccagaatccacagatttccatTCCGGGCCTGCCATGATTTCaactatacattttatttatcatttattcatTCATGCCTTTGTAAAGGAGCAATGGATACGCCTTGCAGAGAAATGCACAGAACAATATCTGATTCTCCATGTAAAGTTTTAAAGAATTGTCAGTCAGTTCTGTCATTTTTTATAAGTAGTGTGTCAATTATCTGCAGTAGCACCACTTGCCCTCTGGATTTCTAACACTGGAGCTGCCAACTGCTTGGAACATAAGTCAAAGCTGGCCACCTCCAACACTAGCTAATTGGGGCACCAACCTTATTGCCTCCAGTTTAGGTGGCTTTGATACTGCTCTTTATCTTAAGGGGTATGTGGCTGCcatctttgttttaaagcacttgaCATAGTGACTTCACCTGCCTTTTTGTGTATAGAGTGGTAGGGCAGCATCAGTTGAAAGCATCATTTCATCTCCTTAATTTATTTAGACAATGCACATCTTTAAATAATACACCTGAGGATGTGGAAAGAGTGACGTGGCCCTATTACAAGGGATACAAACACATTCTTTAAATGTTCTTTGAGAAGGAATGACTTTTAAATGGTGCTTAACAGCCATTATTCTAGGGCAGAGTTTGGTAGAGGATTAGTTGCCTTTTGAGGgctgaaaaaaaatgtcattgtatCGGGTGGTTACAAATCTGACTCCTTCAAATGGAACCTTGTGCATTTAGTAACCGTAATTTACTAACATGGGGCAAACTGGCACATATATGCCTATACTTAaatttattatctttttttgGACTAGTGGAAGATTATATTCTGCATTAACTCTGCATTATTCTGCGCATAAAGGCTAGACAGCATGTACAGCAGATGCAGGTGTATGCCATGTATCAAAACATCCACAAATAGCCAGCTATGCATTAACACTGCACCGTAAAGTTCTGTGAATGTTGACCTTATTACTGCAGAACAAGAGCAGGGCCATCCTTTATAATAACAAGCTGATGAATAACTAGATTTGGAACTAAAACCCTTCACTTGTTTTTAAAGTACAACCCCAGCACTCCCTTACAGGAGGAAGAAGAGCCACACATTGTGGAACACTGATATAAAGGGTTACGGTCACCATCTTATATATATTCGCTGCCCTTAAAGGGGaaatcaccctaagaaataattccaaatccttttctaggtggccacacacgtggcgatttccgatcttggtcgcatgaaagatcgttcacTCGGCcactacgttcagggctgaaatggcagataaggaggtagaaacaataggatttctacctccttctgccgattcagccctgaaggcagattttgaaccttctatggcgcccgatcaaaatcttttaacctgcccgatcggcgagtcgaccgatatcagcagcctcctgcgatatcggtcgactcgccgacttgccatacatttTCAGctttagtcaagcaaaataagatgtacttacactttataaattatttaaatttgtcaacccaaaaagtattttttgccaaataaaagaaaacataattataaacaactttccaatattattaaaatatttaatattattaaaacTTCTTTCCATTGCTTAAACTGTGTGCTTCTCTtatgttttcttctttcttttgttATCTCCAGGTTCTGTATATCAGAAAACAAAAGAGGTGAGTGTCCTGCCCATGCAGCCTGGTGTCACCAATCCTATCTCTGTACTATTCTTGTACTTTCATTGCTTTTTGTTAGGTGAGGTGTAAAGTGGTTTCAGCGGTGTCCTGTGTGCAAAATACAGTAGGTCCTCctcttaattattatttaatcagaatatgcagccttttcatgatttttaatggtataatatgatttggaacagttacctaagcccggccccctgttctactgctaacctggctgactactttgagactcaaaaaacattgtaacagtagttgactgtcctcaacCTGTATTCTCTAAATCCCATGAACATCacatacaatgcattgtgggttatgtagaactgttttgcagctagatttcagcatataatagtagaatttattcatactttttgacacattacaacaatatatatatatatattgttgtaatCTGTAACACCTTGATTGCTGCTAATGTATAGCACATTAGCCCATATGTTAACATTGTTTCTCTGCACATTTTCTCTTGATCCTACAGACTGGAAAAGCTGCGCCATCAGCTGATGCCCATGTATAACTTTGATCCGGCAGAGGAGCAGGAAGATCTGGAGCAGGAGTTGCTGGAGCCAAATAGGGATGCACAGCCTCAAGGCAAGGTACTTACCAAATCACAGCACCTAGACAGGACTACTATTTCCCAATGTCTTTATGCTGATCATACAGTCACTTTCTATATGCACCAGGCACCACAATACTTAGTAACCAACATAACATATAAGCTGAATTAGATTTACCTGTCAAACCTTAAATATGACTGTTAAAAGTGCCTCAATGTGACAAATAGCGCAAATATGTTAGTTCAGAGTCCATATTGCTCCTATTTGATCTTCATATTTAGAAATATTTGTTGAAAGATTAGTATAGCAAATGGTAAAAGAGATATCCCTGGTATCACATTTAGGTTTGGTAAAATATCTTGGAAGCAGGAGCTAATATTTAGTAACAATAAATCTGCACAAATAAATTATATCTCCATCACACATATCTTACCCCCAACCACCTACTTAAGATGATACCAGTTATAAATGTCATCCCTCCAAGATGCCAGGCTCTGTGTatgatacattatatacatatagataATGAACCTGCAGCTGTTTGGTGGGATTTGAGTGAAACTTATTATGGGCATTATGgtctaaagcagtgtttttcaaccttttttgggcaaaggcacacttgtttcatgaaaaaaatcacgaggcacaccaccattagaaaatgttaaaaaatttaactctgtgcccagcagcagtgcccccctagtacactggtgcccagcagcagtgccccctagtacattggtgccaagagcagtgcccccctagtacattggtgcccagcagcagtgcccccctagtacattggtgccaagagcagtgcccccctagtacactggtgcccagcagcagtgcccccctagtacattggtgccaagagcagtgcccccctagtacattggtgcccagcagcagtgcccccctagtacattggtgccaagagcagtgcccccctagtacactggtgcccagcagcagtgcccccctagtacattggtgccaagagcagtgcccccctagtacattggtgcccagcagcagtgcccccctagtacattggtgcacaGCAGCAGTGcacccagtacattggtgccaagagccagcccccctagtacattggtgcccagcagcagtgcccccataagtcagtatgcccccccccctaatacattggtgcccagcagcattttacttctgctcttcggcggcttcagcagcatcttcccctcacgcgcgccgcctctgcacttctgcctacacgcgaccgcacacaggcccttttataacgttgcgccccgtgcgtactgacgtcacctgtacacacggggcgcaaccaatgacagggcccggattttattaaagggggcctactaagaaaaactgtagcatcgccgggccccctttgaaagtaaaaattgcggccctgcctacggcacaccaggcaacatatGTAAAAACGCTGGTCTAAAGGTAGGCTTAAACATCCACCCAcaggcatgtaaaaaaaaaacaaggtaaaCACCACTCAGATAATCAGTGTACCAGCATTAAGCTGGTATCCTGGCCAGCCCCCTACAAAACATTTAAGTGATGTAGAAGGAAACTTCAGAAGCTAATCTGtgtatatttatagtatatatgAGAGAAGCCTAAATTAAAagaatcatttatataaattgcaaaagtacttgGTAGAGCAAGCTAAGCAATTTAACATGAAGTCTTTGGGAATGTTTAGAGTTTTAGAATGCCCTAGCGTACTTACATACAACACATATTAACTGGCTAATTCTTTAACTATCCAGATTAGTGATGAGAAAAAATTTTCACCAGTTTTCTCCACAattaaatgcccatagactccattggctggcaaagcgaaacaggacagattcactcatcacgaATCCAGATAACTGGAACTAACAGGGCAATTTGTGTAAGGATAAAGCACACAGCGATATTTAAGATATATTGATTGCCACAGTTTTCAGTTGCCCAAACACACAAATTGCCCCATTGATGTTTATGATTGTCTCTTGGAAAGAGAATCTGTACCCCATATCCACCAAAGTTGTAGTACTGAGATATAGATTATGGAGATCAAACATTTGGAGGATATTATTGGAAGGTATGGCTGTCTATTACCTTACATTAGGGTAAGGTAATAGACCTTACGGGAGGCACAGTCTCTAAAGCAAGAGCATGACGCTTAGTGCTTGCCAACCACATGGAAGTGCAGGAATGTGTTTGGGTGCAAGTACCTTAACAAACTGGGGCACCCATAGTCCTTTAGCAGgcaagatctgtgcccccaaagatgccccagtagctccccatcttcttttctgctgatttactgcacatgctctgtgctgctgtcacttacctgagcttagggatcgatgGAGAGTAAACAGTATATGTCGAATTTAAATTTCACtatataaggctgataagtaaaTAATGCAGTTTATCAGTGCATGgaagctctgaaaccagtgcaatcagcaggagaaataaataaaaagccctgtagcatcactaTTTATGACAGACAAATTCTTAACAACCCTAATGATATTTAGACATTTGTAGGTATAGCTAATCTTTTACACTCTTGCCCATTACTTATTTACAGCATattctatacacatatatacacagatacTGATACATGCATTACCTGCAACTGCATAACCTTCTACTCTATAACATTAAAAATATCCATATTTTAGACATCTGTTTTCTGTTACTTTTCTGCATTAATACTGGCTGCACTCCTAAAACTATTTCATCTCACGCTCCATCTGTGAAACAATTTTATTCCTTTTCTGCCTGccacattttagatttttttctaataaaatagTTATTGATTCCCCCCCCCCGTCTCTTTCACAGCAGCCTCTTATACAGAACTGTAATTACAGTACTCAAGGCAGTGCATAGGAGagaggtaaaaaaaatattatagggTGCTAAGCTTTGGAAGATCTGTTTTTGGAACCTACAAAAACAATAAGAATAGCAGCAGATATAAACTAGCGTGCTAAACACTGGCATGCTGTAATTCAAAAGTAATAAAGTGGCAGTTCTGTGTTCTACATTCAACAACTGGCATTCCCCGAAATGGAGGAGCAGAGCCCAAACAGATGCTGACTCTTCCTTCCAAGCTTGGCAAAAGCCTATGTGTTTGGCTGGGATTTTAGGAACGGTAAAGTGTATGCGTGCAAAGCATCTGAAATATCCGCACAGACAGCCTGTTTCCTAGAGTTGGGGGGCGGAATCCTGGCAAGCTAGCTAAAtccatcagaactgctttcagtttttttttgGATGGCTTCGGCCTTATAAAGCAGTAACATTTGGCTGTGGACTCCCTTGTATTCTTAAGCCTCATTTATGTATGCAGTGCAATGTATGTATTGCAAATTTGTTTAcacacaatgcagtttttttgcctagaattccagcataatgaCACCAAATTATCAGTTTCACAGGATTTCCGCAGATTCTATGATGAAATGGCATCACTTTC
Encoded proteins:
- the c4h3orf18 gene encoding uncharacterized protein C3orf18 homolog, whose translation is MNNRSVPSPLYVGVTTEPSTVTTPFNSTKGVETGSPNMGTWLLSLGIVTVIGLAVAMVLYIRKQKRLEKLRHQLMPMYNFDPAEEQEDLEQELLEPNRDAQPQGKVLLTSLCPLQRPTRLVFTDVANSISA